The genomic region AACAAAGCTTTTAAATATATGCGTATCTTTTTTCAAAAGAGTTATTTGGAGGATGAACCTTGCCTAAAAAGGAGAAAGGACGCTCACATTCAACTAGACCTGTTGGTAAAAGGGCGCCAAGTTGGTGTAAATATACTCCAGATGAAGTTGTAGCCTTAGTTATCAAGCTTGCTAAGGAGGGTAATCCGCCAAGCAAGATAGGTGTCATACTACGTGACCAGTACGGTATTCCACTCGTTAAACCAATAGTTGGCAAGGGCATAGTCGAAATACTGAGGGAGAATGGTTTAGCTCCTAAGATACCTGAAGATTTAGAGAACCTCCTTAAAAAAGTCGCCCGCATATCTGCGCATCTACAGAAAAATAAGAAGGATAAGCATAATAAGAGAGCCTTACAGCTGGTTGAGGCGAAAATCCATCGATTGTCTGAATACTATAAGGAGAAGGGAATATTACCATTGAACTGGGAATATAAAACAGTAGTTGCCTCAATAGCTTAAGCAGGAATCCCCAATGAGAGATGAGATGCACCTAAACGATTTCATTAATGAAACAAAAAAAGCAGCTGAAGAAATTCTTGAGAATATAAACAGGGATAAAATAATACTTGTAATCTCACATATGGATGCCGATGGGATAGCTGCTGCTGGAATACTGGGTAAAGCCCTATTCAAAGCCGGAGCTAAGTTCTGTATTCGAATAGAACGATGGATGGATGAGAGAGCCTTACAGGAGGCAAAAATGCATATTGAAGGAGAAGGATTGCTGATTTTTACTGATATGGGAAGCGGGTACTTAGATATTTTAGGCACTAAAATAGGGGATAGACGTTTAATAATCCTTGATCATCACCAACCCATTGGAAAACCCAAAGAAAACTTTTTACAAGTTAATCCCCATCTTTTCGGGATAGATGGATCTAGAGACTTAAGCTCCGCTGGGATCTCGTATTTTGTAGCTAAATCCTTAGATAAAAGGAATATTGATCTCGCATATCTAGCGGTTGTTGGAGCATTAGGTGACTTACAAGATAAGTATAGTGGGAGGAAGCTGGGCGGAGTCAATGACCTTATTGTTAAAGATGCGATCGATTCCGGGTTTCTGAATGTTGAGACAGATCTTCTATTCTTTGGTAGAGAAACGCGCCCAATACATAAGGCATTAGCTTATGCGACGAATCCTTATATACCAGGAATAAGCGGTGAGGAGGATAAAAGTTCAGCCTTTCTTAGCAACTTAAATATAAAATTGAAAGAAAATGATAGGTGGAGAGCCCTGAGAGACCTCTCACAGGATGAGAAACGCAGATTATTCTCAGCCTTACACGATTATTTAATTTCCAAGGGATATAAAAGCGAGGTTGCCATGAATCTACTTGGTACAGCATATATTTTCACGAGAGAGAGACCTTGGACACCTCTCAGAGACGCTAGAGAATTCGCTCTCCTCTTAAATGCTACTGGCAGAATGAATGCATCCGGTTTGGGCGTGGCTGTATGTATGGGAGATAGGGGCGGAGCATATGAGGAGGCGCTTAAGATTCTAGAGGATTATAGGCAGACAATAATGGGATACCTTATGTGGCTCGGCAAGAATCCGAATCGTATTGAGGAGTGGGAGAATATCTATATTCTTCATGGGGAGAAAGATATAGATGAACGGGCAATAAGCGCAATTTCAACTATTATATCGACTAATTTACCAAGGTCGGATAAGCCTTTAATAGCCTATTCATTCATACCAAAAGAGGGAGTGATTAAGATTTCTGCACGTGCAAGCGACTTTCTGGCTAAAGCAGGAGTAAATCTTGGGGAAATAATACGTATTGCCGCTGAAAGATGCTCGGGCATAGGGGGTGGACATGATATTGCAGCCGGAGCCCAAGTTCCCTATGAGCAGAAAATGCAATTTCTAGAATACGTCAATTTGTTAGTGAAGGAGCATAGGGAGAGATTGCTGCAAAATGAGGATTGAGGCAGAAATAACGCTTACATGTGACAATGAAAAGGAGGCTGAAGCAATTTCTATGGCAGTTTCACCAGACAATTTAGTGACACCTAAGGAATTGATCATAGAAACAAGGATAATGGACAGTAATGTTATCACGCTCATAGAATATCAGGGAGAGAAAATCGCAACTTTCATATCAACTATGGATGATCTTTTAGATTGCATTTCAACAGCTGAGAGGGCCATCTCAGTAATAAATAAATCCATGCACTTTTGAGATGCAAAAGGTTTTTTAGTCTCATCTAATTACTTCTCAAGAGAAAATATAGAGAGATAATAGTAGAGGAGAGAGGTGATAAGATAATGTCGGTTTTCGCTGTTCCAGGAGCATATGATAGAGCCATCACCGTTTTCTCTCCAGACGGACGGCTCTTTCAAGTTGAATACGCACTAGAAACTGTTTATAGAGGTTCAACAATTATAGGCATAATGTGTCCCGAGGGCATTGTCATAGGAGCTGAAGAGAAAATTGAGTCTAAGCTCCAAAACCCAAAATTCAGCCAAAAAATATATGAGGTTGATGAGCATATCGGAGCCGCCGTGGTGGGTTTAAGCTCAGATGCCCGTGTACTAATCGATGAGGCTAGAATATATGCTCAAAGCAGCAGGCTCATGTATGATGAGTTAGTTGATGTGGAGATGGTTGCCAAAAGAATTGGTGATATAAAGCAGATGTATACGCAGCATGGTGGCGTAAGGCCATTTGGCGTCTCAATAATATTTGCTGGCGTCGATAAGGGAGGAAGCCAGTTATTCACGACCGATCCTAGCGGAACATATAGGGCATATAAAGCTGTCGCCATAGGAATTGGGCGGGAAACAGCTGAAAACATACTTAAAGAGGAGTATCGTGACAACTTAACACTTGAGGAGGCTATAAAGCTGGGCGTTAAATGCTTATTAAAGTCGATGCAAGCTAGGGGTGAGCAACCTAGAATTAAAATCGCTATTGTTCCAGCTTCAACAAGAAGGTTTAGGCTATTAAGTGATGAAGAGGTTGAGAAGTATATAAAGGAAGTGCAGGGTAGCTGAAAAACGATGAGCAAAAATTATACTATTGCACGCATAAATATAGGCGGGGAAAACTTCGAGGTACTTGTTAAACCAGATCAAGCATTTGCATTCCGCAGCGGGAAGTCAATATCACTCTCAGAGGTATTAGTGGCGGAAGTAATATTTACTGATGCTAACAAAGGTTTAAGGGCGCCTGAAAAGAGGCTTAAGGAGGCTTTTGGAACAACCGATCCAATTGAAATAGCTAAGATTATATTAAAGAAGGGATCATTACAGTTAACAACCCAGCAACGGAGGCAAATGATTGAAGAAAAGCGTAGACAAATAATAGATTTTATATCGCGCAATGCCATCGATCCTAGAACCAAGCTCCCTCATCCGCCGACACGTATAGAACAAGCCCTTGAACAAGTGCGCTTCTCAATAGATCCGTTTAAAAGCGTGGAAGAACAAGCAAATGAAGCTATCAGAGCATTACGCGCAATTCTACCATTAAGTATTGAGAAAATGTCTCTGTCTGTCCGGATACCACCGGAGTACGCCAGTAAAGCATATGGAACACTTAAGTCATTCGGCACGATAAAAAATGAGGCTTGGTTAAATGATGGATCCTTATCAGTAGTTCTCGAAATACCAGCGGGCTTTTATGGAACATTCTTAGAGAAGATGGGTGAGATGACACATGGAAGTGCTGAAATCAAAATTTTGAAGTAAAAATGATTTTTATTAGATTGGTAGAGGGGTTGGTATGTTTTATTTTGAAAATAGGCAGATTGTAACTCCCGGAGATCTTCTAGCTGAAGGGGATTACATAGCTGGTAATAACACGTATAAAGAGGGAAACAGAATTTATGCAAGTAGACTTGGACTTGTTGAATATGAGGGAAGAAACGTACAGGTTGTAGCATTAAATACTGTTTATATTCCCTCACCTAGAGATCAAGTTATTGGTAAAATAGAGGATGTAAATATTAATGGTTGGACTGTTGATATAAATTCACCATATAAGGCTATTTTAAGAATTAATGAAGCCTTAAATAAGCCTTTTAGACAACAAAAAGATGATTTAACAAGTTTCCTTGATGTTGGGGACCTTATTCTTGCAAAGGTTATAGCATTTGATCGAACAACAGATCCTATGCTTACAATACGTGAGCCAGGACTTGGAAAGATAACGCAGGGACAAATAATCAGGGTCTCCCCAGCTAAAATACCTAGAATAATTGGGCGTAAGGCTTCAATGATAAATATGCTTAAAAGAGAGACTGAATGTAAAATAACAGTTGGACAGAATGGCATAATATTAATTTCTGGGCCAAGTCCGGAACATGAGAGATTAGCCATAATAGCTATTGAAAAGATAGCACAGGAGGCGCATACAACAGGGTTAACTGATCGGATAGCCGAGATGATAAGAAGGGAGAAGGGTGTAAAGCTATGACAAGTAAAATTAAATTAATTGATGAAAATGGTTTAAGGGTTGATGGTCGTAAACCAAACGAGCTCAGACCTATAAGAATGGAGGTTGGCGTATTAAGTAATGCTGATGGCTCAGCATATATTGAGCAAGGAAAAAGTAAGATCCTTGCTGCTGTTTATGGTCCTAGGGAAGTGCATCCACGCCATCTAGCCCTTCCAGATAGAGCCCTCTTAAGATGTAGGTATCATATGGCTCCATTCTCCGTCGAAGAACGAAAATCCCCAGCGCCCTCAAGACGTGAAATAGAGCTCTCAAAAGTCATAAGGGAAGCTCTTGAGCCAGCAATATTCCTTGAAAAGTTTCCAAGAACATCCATAGATATTTTCATTGAGGTCCTGCAGGCTGACGGTGGGACAAGATGTGCGGGTATAACTGTCGCCGCTTTAGCTCTGGCTGACGCTGGGATACCCATGAGGGATCTTGTAGTTGCATGTGCAGCTGGAAAAGTTGATGGGGTCCTTGTTCTAGATCCTAATGACATTGAGGATAAGGAGGGAGAAGCCGATGTACCAGTCGCCTACATGCCCAATTTAGACATGATCTCCCTCTTACAAATGGATGGACTATTAACGGTCAAAGAATTTGAACGGGCATTAGACCTCGCAATCGAAGGCTGTAAGCAAATATATAAGCTTCAGAAAGAGGCTTTGAAGGCCAGGTATTTGACAATTAAAGAGGAGGTTGAAACATGTCTTCAATAATGGTTTCGCGCATAAGGCAGAAGCAGATATACCAGATGATTGCAAGTGGAAGGAGACTTGATGGTAGGGGGCTCACTGACTACCGCCCAATTAAAATAGAGATTGGATTGATTGAGAAGGCTGAGGGTTCGGCGCGAGTTCTACTTGGCAAGACGGAGGTTATTGCGGGAGTTAAAGTTGAAATAGGTGAGCCATTCCCAGATAGACCCAATGAGGGGGTCCTCACAG from Candidatus Bathyarchaeia archaeon harbors:
- a CDS encoding 30S ribosomal protein S15; amino-acid sequence: MPKKEKGRSHSTRPVGKRAPSWCKYTPDEVVALVIKLAKEGNPPSKIGVILRDQYGIPLVKPIVGKGIVEILRENGLAPKIPEDLENLLKKVARISAHLQKNKKDKHNKRALQLVEAKIHRLSEYYKEKGILPLNWEYKTVVASIA
- a CDS encoding DHH family phosphoesterase, whose amino-acid sequence is MRDEMHLNDFINETKKAAEEILENINRDKIILVISHMDADGIAAAGILGKALFKAGAKFCIRIERWMDERALQEAKMHIEGEGLLIFTDMGSGYLDILGTKIGDRRLIILDHHQPIGKPKENFLQVNPHLFGIDGSRDLSSAGISYFVAKSLDKRNIDLAYLAVVGALGDLQDKYSGRKLGGVNDLIVKDAIDSGFLNVETDLLFFGRETRPIHKALAYATNPYIPGISGEEDKSSAFLSNLNIKLKENDRWRALRDLSQDEKRRLFSALHDYLISKGYKSEVAMNLLGTAYIFTRERPWTPLRDAREFALLLNATGRMNASGLGVAVCMGDRGGAYEEALKILEDYRQTIMGYLMWLGKNPNRIEEWENIYILHGEKDIDERAISAISTIISTNLPRSDKPLIAYSFIPKEGVIKISARASDFLAKAGVNLGEIIRIAAERCSGIGGGHDIAAGAQVPYEQKMQFLEYVNLLVKEHRERLLQNED
- a CDS encoding KEOPS complex subunit Pcc1, translating into MRIEAEITLTCDNEKEAEAISMAVSPDNLVTPKELIIETRIMDSNVITLIEYQGEKIATFISTMDDLLDCISTAERAISVINKSMHF
- the psmA gene encoding archaeal proteasome endopeptidase complex subunit alpha, with translation MSVFAVPGAYDRAITVFSPDGRLFQVEYALETVYRGSTIIGIMCPEGIVIGAEEKIESKLQNPKFSQKIYEVDEHIGAAVVGLSSDARVLIDEARIYAQSSRLMYDELVDVEMVAKRIGDIKQMYTQHGGVRPFGVSIIFAGVDKGGSQLFTTDPSGTYRAYKAVAIGIGRETAENILKEEYRDNLTLEEAIKLGVKCLLKSMQARGEQPRIKIAIVPASTRRFRLLSDEEVEKYIKEVQGS
- a CDS encoding ribosome assembly factor SBDS, giving the protein MSKNYTIARINIGGENFEVLVKPDQAFAFRSGKSISLSEVLVAEVIFTDANKGLRAPEKRLKEAFGTTDPIEIAKIILKKGSLQLTTQQRRQMIEEKRRQIIDFISRNAIDPRTKLPHPPTRIEQALEQVRFSIDPFKSVEEQANEAIRALRAILPLSIEKMSLSVRIPPEYASKAYGTLKSFGTIKNEAWLNDGSLSVVLEIPAGFYGTFLEKMGEMTHGSAEIKILK
- the rrp4 gene encoding exosome complex RNA-binding protein Rrp4 — protein: MFYFENRQIVTPGDLLAEGDYIAGNNTYKEGNRIYASRLGLVEYEGRNVQVVALNTVYIPSPRDQVIGKIEDVNINGWTVDINSPYKAILRINEALNKPFRQQKDDLTSFLDVGDLILAKVIAFDRTTDPMLTIREPGLGKITQGQIIRVSPAKIPRIIGRKASMINMLKRETECKITVGQNGIILISGPSPEHERLAIIAIEKIAQEAHTTGLTDRIAEMIRREKGVKL
- the rrp41 gene encoding exosome complex exonuclease Rrp41 translates to MTSKIKLIDENGLRVDGRKPNELRPIRMEVGVLSNADGSAYIEQGKSKILAAVYGPREVHPRHLALPDRALLRCRYHMAPFSVEERKSPAPSRREIELSKVIREALEPAIFLEKFPRTSIDIFIEVLQADGGTRCAGITVAALALADAGIPMRDLVVACAAGKVDGVLVLDPNDIEDKEGEADVPVAYMPNLDMISLLQMDGLLTVKEFERALDLAIEGCKQIYKLQKEALKARYLTIKEEVETCLQ